A stretch of DNA from Synechococcus sp. PROS-9-1:
ACCTCTTCAGGGGCGAACTGCTTGTCGAGAACGGGACACTTAACTTTGACGTTGGAACCCGACTTCTCGACGGAATAACTCACCTCTTTGGATTCATCATTCACTTCATCAACGCGGCGTCCGATGAAACGTTTGACGGAATAAAACGTGTTGTCGGTGTTCATCACCGCTTGACGCTTCGCGATCTGACCGACCAGCTGATCCTGATTTTTTGTATAGGCCACCACCGATGGAGTGGTGCGGAAGCCCTCAGCATTGGCGATCACGGTGGGCTTGCCGCCCTCCATCACCGAGACACAACTGTTGGTGGTACCTAAATCAATGCCGACAACCTTGCCCATCAGTGCCCTCCTATCCCTTGAAAAAGTGTGACTAGAACTTGTGCATCTTCGTCAGAGACATCACCAAGAGGCGAGGTGTGGTTCCCGAACAGCCCGAACGGCAGGCTGGTCACGGACTGCCAAACAAAGGAATGATCAGCGGAACCACAGCACTGGTCGCACTGTTGGGACAACCAGTGAGCCACTCACTCTCACCGGTGATGCAAAACGCAGCCCTGAAGGCGATGGGGCTCGACTGGAGCTTCCTGGCACTGCCCTGCAACGCTAATAATCTCGCCACCGTGCTCAAGGGGCTGGAGGCCGTGGGCTGCCGTGGCCTCAACGTCACCATCCCGCATAAACAGGCCGTCTCCCTGCTCTGTGACGAACTCAGTCCGCTGGCTCAACGGCTCGGGGCCGTTAACACCATGATTCCATTGCCCAATGGTGGCTGGCAAGGACATAACACCGATGTAGAGGGCTTTTTGGCCCCGCTCCTACACAACAACGGGGACTGGAACGGAACGCGAACTGTGGTGTTGGGTTGTGGTGGCAGCGCCCGAGCGGTTGTAGCGGGTTTGCAAGATTTAAACCCAAGCGAAATCACAATCGTGGGGCGTCGGGCTGAAACACTCCAACCGTTTTGCAGCGATCTCCAGCAAGGAAGACCTGCCAACAGTGTTCAGTTACTCCCTCTTTTGGACAACGACCCACAACTTCAAACCCGAATTAAGCAAGCGGATCTAGTGGTCAACACCACCCCCATTGGCATGAGCAGCCATCAGCCTGATCAAGGTCCCGTTCTGCCGCTCGGCGTGGACATCTGGAACAACCTCACCGCTCACACCGTGCTCTACGACCTCATCTACACACCTCGGCCCACGCCATGGCTGCAACGCGGGGAGGCGTTGGGCTGCCGCACCTATGACGGCCTAGAGATGCTTGTGCAGCAAGGGGCCGCTGCTCTCCGCTGTTGGAGCGGCATGGATGAGGTTCCGGTGGAAGCGATGCGGGAAGCAGCACTCAAAAACCTGAGCCATCCGTAAACGCCACCTAGCCTGAAAGCATTCACCCGCTTCAACCTGTGCCCATCCCCATCTGGCAGCGCCTGCTTGGTTTGTTGGTTTATGTCTTGCCGTGGAGCGATGCCATCCCCATCGGCCAACATCTGCTGATTCAGTTCCCTGTGTTGCAGTGGCTGACCCTGCCGGCCTTGCCTCTGTTCATTTTGGAACGGGGGATTCCTTTCGGTCTGGGGAACCTTCTGGTGTTTTTCTTGCTGTTCTTGGCGGTGGTGAGGAATCCAAACGTTCCTTACTTCATTCGCTTCAACACCTTGCAAGCACTGTTGGTTGACATCGTGGTGGTGATCATTAGCTATGCGTTCGCCATCCTGCCCATCGGTGGCGGACTGATGATGCGCACCCTTTCCAGCACTGTGGTGGTGGGTGTTCTGGCGGTCGTGATCTTTGCCCTAATCGAGTGTTCTCG
This window harbors:
- a CDS encoding Tic20 family protein, whose protein sequence is MPIPIWQRLLGLLVYVLPWSDAIPIGQHLLIQFPVLQWLTLPALPLFILERGIPFGLGNLLVFFLLFLAVVRNPNVPYFIRFNTLQALLVDIVVVIISYAFAILPIGGGLMMRTLSSTVVVGVLAVVIFALIECSRGREPDLPGLSQAVRMQLY
- a CDS encoding shikimate dehydrogenase, which produces MISGTTALVALLGQPVSHSLSPVMQNAALKAMGLDWSFLALPCNANNLATVLKGLEAVGCRGLNVTIPHKQAVSLLCDELSPLAQRLGAVNTMIPLPNGGWQGHNTDVEGFLAPLLHNNGDWNGTRTVVLGCGGSARAVVAGLQDLNPSEITIVGRRAETLQPFCSDLQQGRPANSVQLLPLLDNDPQLQTRIKQADLVVNTTPIGMSSHQPDQGPVLPLGVDIWNNLTAHTVLYDLIYTPRPTPWLQRGEALGCRTYDGLEMLVQQGAAALRCWSGMDEVPVEAMREAALKNLSHP